Genomic segment of Iocasia fonsfrigidae:
TGACTTTGAATATAACTATTGCCTTGATTACCCCGCCAATGGGTGCTTGTGTATATATTGTTTCAGCTGTCGGTAATGTGGAATTAGAGACATTATTTAAGAAGATATGGCCTTTTGTTGCCTTTGCTATGCTTACTGTTTCATTGATTATATTATTCCCAGCTATAACTTTGTTTTTGCCTAGATTATTTGGGTATTAGTCTATATTAAGGGTGTTATTATGAAGAATTTAAATAAATCACATTATAAATTAAAAATAGATTTAGAAAAACCAGATTGGAAAAAAGTAAAAGAAATAAAGATAATTGATAATAAAGAGATGTTGTTTTCTATAAGTGATAAATCAAATAGGATTATAGTTAAGCCGCAGTATTTTAGGCAGGGTTTAGAGTATTCTTTGCCGGAATGTTATTGTAGAGGAGGGGTTTTGCTGAGATTGAAAAAGGCTGCAGACTTATTACCAGCAGGATATAAACTGGTTATCTTTGATGCCTGGAGACCGACTGAAGTACAGCTGACTCTTTTTGATAGATATAAGGAAAAATTGCTAAGAAAACATCCCGATAAATCTGAAAAAGCCATAAATAAACTTACCGAACAATTTGTTGCTATACCTTCAGATAATGCAAAACATCCTTCTCCACATATTACTGGTGGAGCGGTAGATCTTACTATAGCAAATGCTCAGGGGATTTTTCTTGATATGGGAACAGAATTTGATGAAAACACTAAAAAGTCTGTTACAAATTTTTTGGAAAAGAGGCTTGCCAAGAAAGGAAAACTCAGTCCCAAAGAAGAGGATATTCTTTATAATCGGCGCTTGCTTTATAATATAATGAAGGCAGCTGGTTTTAGTAATTATTATTATGAATGGTGGCATTATGATTATGGCAATCAATTATGGGCTTTTTATAATAAGACACAGGCCTTTTATGGGAAATGTGTATTTAAATTAAATTCCCATTTTGCTTTTGATGTAATGGATTAAGACAAAACTGATGTTTTAAATGTTTTTTTAAACAAAGTGTGTGTTCGAAAAGAATTGTTTTAGGTGATTATATTTCCCAGAACGAAGTTAAGGTGCTACCGTTGAGTGAAGGGATATATAATCACCGGGGTATAAGCAGTGGCTTTTCTAACAGACTCTTAAAGATAAATTAAAATAATTTAAGGAGATGGTATTATGATTATTGGCATACCAAAGGAGATTAAGAATAATGAAAACAGGGTGGCTATTACACCAGCAGGTGTGAAAATCCTGACTGATTCTGGTCATAAGGTATTAGTTGAAAAGAAGGCAGGTCTGGGCAGTGGTATTGTAGATGAACAGTATAGTAAAGCAGGGGCAGATATTATAGAACAGGCTGCTGATTTGTTTGCTGAAGCAGAGATGATTATCAAGGTTAAAGAGCCTTTGGAAAGTGAGTATGATTATTTTACTCCAGGACAGATTCTATTTACTTATTTACACCTGGCAGCAGATGAAAAACTTACCAGGGCCCTGATGGAAAAAGAGGTGGTTTCTATTGCCTATGAAACCATACAATTAGCTGATGGTTCTCTACCTTTATTAATTCCTATGAGTGAAGTGGCAGGTCGTTTAGCTATCCAGGCAGGGGCCAGTTTTCTGGAAAAACCCCATGGTGGAAAAGGTGTCCTCCTGGGAGGAGTCCCAGGTGTAAAACCAGGGAGGGTTGTAATTATTGGTGGAGGTACAGTAGGTATTAATTCTGCTAAAATGGCAGTAGGCCTGGGGGCCGATGTGACAATCCTGGATGTAAGTGCTGAGCAGATGAGATACCTTGATGATATCTTCCAGGGTAGGGTAAAAACTATTATGTCTAACCCATACCATATTATAGAAGAAATAAAAGATGCCGACTTAGTTGTTGGTGCGGTTTTAATCCCTGGAGCAAAGGCACCTTACCTGCTTACAGAAGAAATGTTACAGGAAATGCAGCCTGGTTCAGTTTTGGTAGATGTGGCTATTGATCAGGGGGGGTGTATTGAGACCAGTCATCCCACTACACATGATGACCCTGTCTTTGTTAAAGATGGTATAATTCACTACTCAGTGGCCAATATGCCGGGGGCAGTTGCCAGGACTTCAACATATGCCCTGACTAATGTCACCTTACCATATGCCCTTGAACTGGCAGATAAAGGTTATCAGCAGGCCTTAAAGGATAATAAATCTTTAGCTAAAGGCTTAAATGTATGTGCTGGTAAAATTACCTATCAGGCTGTGGCTGAGGCCTTTGCTATAGAGTATGTTGATTATCAAGCTGTAATATTATAAATTTGATGAATTAACTTTTCCCAGAATTCCGGTTATTTAAATGACTGGAATTCTCTTTCTAATTCTTTGATTTTTTTCTTATTAGACTATTTAGACTTTGGCATTGTGTTATATTTATAATATAAAATCGATAATTGAATTAAAATCAGGGTAGCGAGCGACGCTGATATGTGCTAAAATTAATAAAGGGGTTGATGCTTGTGAACGAGTTAGAAAAAAAGATTGATATATTTTTAGAGGGTTTCGGTAATTTTAAAATTGATATTGATCAAAGACTATCTAATATTGAGAATGACATCAGCAAAATTAAGGAAGACATAAGGGAGATAAAGGATGATAATAAAAGAATCAACAACATAGCTAACCTAGCGTTAAACCATGCAGCGCAAAACAGATTGGATATAGCCGATTTGAAAAATTTATAGTATGAATCTTTAGCCCCTGGATCTGATCCGGGGGTTTTTCTTCGCTTTATTATTTTGACATCCTCCCCGTCTGTTTGTAAAACTTATGAACAGAGGTAGAAATATCATCACCTAAATTAAAAATAATGAAGATAGGGTAGCAATTACACCGGCAGGTGTAGAAAGTATAATTTTAAATTATTAGAATAATTCTAAACTTGACAAAAAATGTGAGAGTATGTTATTATATATAATACGATATTCATATAATATGAATATCGTATTATATATTTTTCGAGCTAGAGCAAACTATAAAGTTGTGGTCTGAACTTTTATATTTGTATAATATTGAATTTTTAAAGGTGAATTTTTGGGTATTTTCATGTGTTTAGTACATTTTAAACAACTGGGGTGTTAAAGATGGGTATTGACGAAAAAGCTAGAGAGGTTGATGAGACTTTTTTCAAGATTATCTTAAATGAATTCTACCAACTTTCAGTTCTGGATGAAAATTTAAAGATAAGAGAACTACTGATCATTAAATATTTAGGAAAATATAATTCGGTAATCATGTCTGAGTTAACTTCTGTTTTTGCTACCCCTCCCACAACTATGACTAGTATTGTTAATAGACTGGTAGATAAAGGTTATGTTAAGAGGAGGCGAAGGGATGATGACCGGAGAATAGTTGAAATATTACTTTCCCAAAAGGGACAGAAATTTTATGATAATCACAAAAAAAAGGGTCGTGATAGGCTCATAAAATTGCTATCTATTTTATCTGAAAGAGAACAGGAAATATTTCTTGATCTGGCTGTTAAAATGAGTAATAATTATAAAATTGATAAATAACTGTTAATCCCTTGACAAAAGAGAGGAATTATGTTAAATTATTAATGCTAAAATTGAATTATTCATATTTCGCATACACCAAACAGTCTTACACCTGTAAAAAGTCCAATTTTTTTTAAATTAATAATACGAAAATCGCATTTAACTAAAATTGAATAACACGAAATTTAAAATATATTCTTATGATTCAAAAATTTTGAAAGCATTGAGAAAGTGGATTTAAGATTTTAATTAAAATTTTGAAGGAGGGGATAAAGTTGTCATAGGAATAATTTAAAGACTACATATATTAAACCAAACATTAAAGTAATTATTTTAATTGGTGAATTAAAAACAACAAAGAGACGATAATCTGAGATTTTATTAAAGGATTTATCTATACTTTAAATAGACTGACTGCTTAGTCGGGAGGGGGAGTTAGTGGCTGAAAGCACCAAAGGAAGGATTTTAAAGGCAGCAGTTTACATGTTTTCTGTCTATAATTATTATACTACTTCAATGGCAATGATTGCAGAAAAGGCAGGTGTCAGCAAGGGTACACTTTACTGGCATTTTGCAAGTAAGGAGGAACTATTTAGAGAACTGCTGGTAAAAGCAGCTGATTATTTTATTAAAGTTTTTAAAACAACTGCTCAAAAAAGTGATATATCTGCTGTTGAGAAACTATATGAGCTAATAAAGTTGATTGTTGAGGCACCAGAAAAAAAATATAGAATAAAAAGTATTTTGAGTAAGAATGCCCAATTTATAAGTCAAAAATCTAAAGAGAAGCTCTTGGAAAAACGAGAAGAAATAATAGAGGTTTTGGCAGGTATAGTTAAACAGGGTATTAAAGAAAAAGCAATTCAAGACGGAGATCCACATCAACTAGCAATTGCTGTACTGGCTGTTATCTTTAACCCTCATGGAAGTTGGCTAATTGACGAGTTAAGAGATAAGGAAGAACAAGCTAACTTTATTTTTGGGTTTATTATGAATGGTATATCTACGAAAGGAGAATTAAAATGAAGCAAAAAATAATAGTGGTGACATTATTAGTACTAATAATGCTATCTGCACTACCTGTTTTTGCTGCTGAAGACTTGAGTCTAGAAAAGGCAGTTAAAAAGGCAGTTCTGCAAAATAGGCAACTGGAAAATGCCCGCTATGAGATTAGTAGTGCAGAAAAGGATATAGATTTGACAATTAGGTCATATTATCCAACAGTTGATTTAAAGACTTCCTTTACAAAGTTGGATGAAGGGCAAAGCACAATAAATCCTAAAGCTATAATTGCTGGAGACGATTCATCTTTAATTATGGAAACACCTGATGAAAATTATAGTACTTCATTGACTTTAACTCAACCAATCTGGTTGGGAGGAAAAGTGAGTTTAAATAAGAAAATAGCTACCTATGCTTTAGAGATTACTAAGGCCAATTATGAACAACAGGAAGAAGAAACTATCTTTAATGTTATTCAGGCCTATTATGGTGTTTTACAGGCAGAAGGAATGGTAGATATCAGAAAAGAAGCCCTGGATATAATAAATGACCATTTAAATCTGGTTCAGAAAAATTTAAAGGCAGGTCTGGTTATTAAACAGGACCTCCTGCAGACCAAGATTGAAAAACATAAAGCTGAAGAGGAGTTAACGGCAGCGGAAAATGACCTGACGATTGCCCATAAAAGAATGGTCCAACTGCTGGCAGAGAGAAAAGAATATAATCTTACTCAACCAGAAAATGTTCCAGCAGGAGAGCTGCAGGAAAATAAGTTGTTTTCAACTGCTTTAGAAAACAGGAGTGAACTACTTGCTATGGAGTTAAATAAGAAATTAATAGAGACAAGGAAAGAGCTTAATGCTAATCCTTATCGTCCCCAGATCAGTCTTAAAGGTTCTTATGAGTGGGAAGATGATGAATTTTTAGGAGATGATGGTTGGTCAGTGACTTTAGGAGGTAGTATTCCTTTATATGATGCTGGTAAAGCTGGTATTGAAGGGGAAAAAGAAGACTTGGCTTTAGAAAAAAATCAAAATTCCCAGAAGGAACTAATTGAATCAATTAGAATTGATATTAAGGATTCTGTGTTATCTGTAGAACAGGCCCATGAAATGATGGAATTAGAGAAGTTATCACTGGAAAATGCCTCTGAAAATCTGGCCTTGGCCAATAAAAGCTATATAGCTGGTGTAGGTACTAATACAGGTGTTACTGATGCCCAGGCAAACTACAGACAGGCTCAGATATCCCTGCTGCAGGCAGAATATAGTTATGAGATAGAACTATTTAGAACACTCTATAGGACTGGTCAATTAAGTGAATATTTTAAGGAAGTGATATAAATGCAGAAGCAATTACATACAATTACACTCTTAGTTTTAATGTTAGTTTTTACTACAGTTGCTGTGATGGCTGCTGCTTCAGTTGAAGTTACTGAAGTTGAACAGGGTAATATTAAAAT
This window contains:
- a CDS encoding MarR family winged helix-turn-helix transcriptional regulator — its product is MGIDEKAREVDETFFKIILNEFYQLSVLDENLKIRELLIIKYLGKYNSVIMSELTSVFATPPTTMTSIVNRLVDKGYVKRRRRDDDRRIVEILLSQKGQKFYDNHKKKGRDRLIKLLSILSEREQEIFLDLAVKMSNNYKIDK
- a CDS encoding TolC family protein; the protein is MKQKIIVVTLLVLIMLSALPVFAAEDLSLEKAVKKAVLQNRQLENARYEISSAEKDIDLTIRSYYPTVDLKTSFTKLDEGQSTINPKAIIAGDDSSLIMETPDENYSTSLTLTQPIWLGGKVSLNKKIATYALEITKANYEQQEEETIFNVIQAYYGVLQAEGMVDIRKEALDIINDHLNLVQKNLKAGLVIKQDLLQTKIEKHKAEEELTAAENDLTIAHKRMVQLLAERKEYNLTQPENVPAGELQENKLFSTALENRSELLAMELNKKLIETRKELNANPYRPQISLKGSYEWEDDEFLGDDGWSVTLGGSIPLYDAGKAGIEGEKEDLALEKNQNSQKELIESIRIDIKDSVLSVEQAHEMMELEKLSLENASENLALANKSYIAGVGTNTGVTDAQANYRQAQISLLQAEYSYEIELFRTLYRTGQLSEYFKEVI
- a CDS encoding M15 family metallopeptidase; translated protein: MKNLNKSHYKLKIDLEKPDWKKVKEIKIIDNKEMLFSISDKSNRIIVKPQYFRQGLEYSLPECYCRGGVLLRLKKAADLLPAGYKLVIFDAWRPTEVQLTLFDRYKEKLLRKHPDKSEKAINKLTEQFVAIPSDNAKHPSPHITGGAVDLTIANAQGIFLDMGTEFDENTKKSVTNFLEKRLAKKGKLSPKEEDILYNRRLLYNIMKAAGFSNYYYEWWHYDYGNQLWAFYNKTQAFYGKCVFKLNSHFAFDVMD
- the ald gene encoding alanine dehydrogenase gives rise to the protein MIIGIPKEIKNNENRVAITPAGVKILTDSGHKVLVEKKAGLGSGIVDEQYSKAGADIIEQAADLFAEAEMIIKVKEPLESEYDYFTPGQILFTYLHLAADEKLTRALMEKEVVSIAYETIQLADGSLPLLIPMSEVAGRLAIQAGASFLEKPHGGKGVLLGGVPGVKPGRVVIIGGGTVGINSAKMAVGLGADVTILDVSAEQMRYLDDIFQGRVKTIMSNPYHIIEEIKDADLVVGAVLIPGAKAPYLLTEEMLQEMQPGSVLVDVAIDQGGCIETSHPTTHDDPVFVKDGIIHYSVANMPGAVARTSTYALTNVTLPYALELADKGYQQALKDNKSLAKGLNVCAGKITYQAVAEAFAIEYVDYQAVIL
- a CDS encoding TetR/AcrR family transcriptional regulator, which produces MAESTKGRILKAAVYMFSVYNYYTTSMAMIAEKAGVSKGTLYWHFASKEELFRELLVKAADYFIKVFKTTAQKSDISAVEKLYELIKLIVEAPEKKYRIKSILSKNAQFISQKSKEKLLEKREEIIEVLAGIVKQGIKEKAIQDGDPHQLAIAVLAVIFNPHGSWLIDELRDKEEQANFIFGFIMNGISTKGELK